The Acidobacteriota bacterium genome contains the following window.
CGGCAAGCTCGCCTACACCGTCGATCTCACACCTCGTCCGGGAATGTTTGCGGCCGCTCACACTTCGTGGGCAAAGGCGGACGGCGGACTGCTCGTCCTTGACGATCTGCTGCCCCAGTCGGTCGGGAAGACGGCGAAGGTGAGCTTTGAACTGCCTGTCGGGTGGAAAGTTGCAGGCCTTGCCGCTCAGCCTGTAGCTGTTCCAAATGTCGAAAAGGCCGTGTTTTACGTCGGTTCGAACATGAGGGAAGTATCGAGCGGCTCGGTCAAGCTGGCGATCTCGGGCGAATGGCAGTTCACTGATGGCGAAGCAGCGTCGATGGCGGATTCGATCGTTAAAGAGTACGAGAAGGCGTTTGGGAAGCTTGCTGAACCAAATGTCATCGTGCGGCTGTCGAAGTTTCCCAATACAGTTGGGCTTGGCAATTGGGAAGGTGACACACGTACTTCGACGGTGACGATCGTGTCGTCGGATATGCCGTTCAAGAATCAATCGGTGCAGCGTTTGCATGAGCAGCTTCGGCACGAGCTGTTTCACCTCTGGATACCGAACGGTGTGAACCTAAGCGGGAATTACGACTGGTTTTACGAGGGATTTGCGTTGTATCAGTCCTTGAAGGTCGGCGTTGGTGTCAACCGGCTGAGCTTTGCTGACTTTCTCGATACGCTGTCGAGGGCGTACGGCATCGACGATTCGCAGACGAATAGAACCTCGCTCATCGACGCCTCAGCGAACCGTTGGAGCGGCTCTAACACAACGGTTTACGCACGCGGAATGCTGCTCGGCTTCCTCTGCGACATCGCCGTGCTCGAAGCCTCAGGCGGCAAGCGTTCCGTGACCGACCTGATAAAGGCAGTCGTTACAAAACACAGCCTAACCACGCCACGAACCGACGGTAATACGGCTCTCATTGCCATCTTCCGATCGCATCCCGAACTCGCTGCGATGACCGAGCGTTATGTATCAGGAAGCGAAGTGTTCTCAATGGACGCACCACTTCTGCAGGCAGGGATCCAAATAGACCGTTCCACCGGCGTTCCTAAATTCACTGCCGTTAGCAAACCGTCAGGAAAGCAAAAGAAGATACTCGAGAAGCTTGGGATCGATAATTGGAGGAAGTGAGGAAAAGACTTTGGTGAAAAAGACATATTTTCGCCCTTCGGTTATAATACTTGGCGAACGAAGGGCGGATGGTTTGTAGATGAAGATTCACGCTATTTTATTGATCGGGTTGGCATTTGTAGGGCTGTTTCAGCTGGGCTGCGGCGGTGTAGCTCCTGGTGTTTTCGGGGCGAATGATAAGGCGACGGTCATTGCCAAGACGGCCCAGATACGCACTTCATACGCGGTCGTAGCGGCTGATCTGCTTGAGGTCAAACGCGGCGACAGCCTCGATGTGATCGATGAATTCGAATACGAAAAGGTGCTGTGGTTCCGCGTTCGTGCCCACGACGAGGCGGCCACCGAAGGCTGGATCGAGGCTCAGAACGTTATCACTAGTGCAACGCTGGCCAAATCTAAGGCTCTGGCAGAGGAATTCAAGGACCAGTCGCCGCAGGCTGCGGGCGTTATCCGTTCGGCTTCAAACCTGCGTGCCGCTCCGGATATGAATCCTGAGAACGTCCTGTTCAAACTCTCAAACGGCTCGACCTTTGAGATCATGGCGTGGAAATTCGTCCCGAAGGCAGAGGTTCCTGACGTCGATGACGCACCGAAGGGCCAGCAAAAATCGGGTAAGCGATCAAAGAACGCCGAGATAGAGGCGGCGAAGGAAGAAGGCGAGCCGGACAAACTCGAAGATAAATACGACATCTGGTATCAGGTCAGGCTCGATCCGTCGGTCTCGCCGGCACCGGCCGGATGGCTGTTTGGCCGACAGGTCGAACTGCAGGTACCGACCGACATCGTCTTTTTTCAGCAGAACAACCGCAAGTTCGTCACCTGGCAGCGGCTCGACGCCGATTCCGCCAACAAGGTCGGTTCGGGCGACAAGACGCTTGCTCCCGGCAACTGGGTGATCCTCGCACGCAATAGCTTTTCTAAGCCGATAGACGGCGTTGAGCCCGATTTTGACAGCATTCTGGTCATGGCTTTCGATAAATACGATCAGAGCTACTACACGGTCTGGAGAAGCTCGCCTAATACCGAAATCTGGGGACGTCTGCCTCTGAAGGTCGATGGGAAGGGCGATAACAAGACGTTCAGCGTTAGCCTTCGCAATTCATCAGGGCAGATGGACGAGAAGCGTTTTATCGTCTTTAAGGACAAGAACCGCCTGCGTGTAACTCCGCCCGAAGACATCGCTCAGTACGAGACCAAGGTGAAATAGTGACCGAAGACCCGAATGATCCATTCTCTGAACCGGTAGAAATAGAGATCACCGATTCACTCGACCTGCATTCCTTCAGCCCGAAAGACATCCGGGCCGTGGTCGAAGCCTACCTTCCCGAAGCCCACAAAAAAGGCTTTTCCGTCGTCAGAATAATCCACGGCAAAGGCGTCGGCGTCCAACGCGAGATCGTAAGAAAGGTGCTGTCAGAGACCGATTTTGTGAAGTCGTTCAAGAACGCACCTGAGTTTTCGGGGAGTTGGGGAGCGACGATCGTGCAGTTAGACGTCTAAAGCTCCTCGATCACATCCGCCCAGACCTCATCTTCTATTCCAAATTCAGGATAGACAGTTTGAAGCAGGTCGTTCTGCTCGGCGATACGGCGTTCCGCCGCGGCGAGGCGTTCGGATTGGCGGGCGTATTTGTTTTCGAGATGACGCAGATAGGCACGGCGTTCCTTATACATTCTCTCGACCCAGAACATATAGGTGAATTGCAAACCGACGATGCCAACGAGGACCAAAGAGAGTCCGATCAAAAAATACATGAGCATAATGCTTGGTTCTCACGTTCTACTTGAGTTTATTCGGATTATACTCTTGACCTTGGCTTAAGGAAAAGTAAAATTTAGGGAACGCTCTAATATATGTTATAAGCTGTAACATCTTGTAACAGTCAGGGATGGTGTTACAGATGTTACAGCGGATCTGAAGATCGCGGGCGAATAGGTATTTAATGCAACAAATGGAATCGAAAACACTTAAGTTGATGTACACATTGCTGTGCGACGATGTTCGCATTGAGATGGGCAACAAGATCTCGCTGATGGGCATTTTTCAAAACATAATGGTCGAGAAACTGCCCGTTTCGCTCATCAAGTTTGCGGTCATCAACCACTGGCAAGGCCAGGGCGGCCACGAAACCGAGGTCCGCATCCTTTCACCCGACAAAACAAACCTGATCGTCACCTCGCAGCCGACCAAGATCGAGCTTGCCGAGGGCGGCTTTACCGACAACGTCAGCTTCTTTGTAAACGTCGTCTTTCCGACCGCCGGAACCTACTGGATCCAGACCATCGCCAACACCGTCGTCCTCGACGAATGCCCGCTCATCGTCGCAGACCAAGCCAACATGGAAGCCATGCGGCCGCCTGAGGAGATAACTGAGACGATCAATTAGGGATCAGTAACCACGAAAGTTCACGAAAAAGACACGAAATAAAGAGCCTGCTCTATTTCGTGTCTTTTCGGGTTTTTAACTGGTTACTATGGTTTCGGCCGGTCGATGTCAAGATTTAGTGCGGTGCGGTAGACCATTGCGGAGTCGACATCAATGTCCTTTACCGCTTTTCCATCTTTCAATACGGCCATGAAGCGGAGTTTGGCGGTGCCTTCGGGTTGGGTGAAGGAGAATTCGCCTTGCGAATCGGTCGCGGCTTCGCCTAGTTTACGGATCGATCCGTCGCCGTTCACGCGTTCGACCGTCACTTTTGCACCGGCGGCGATGAAGCCGTCTTTGAAAAAGACGCTGCCTTTAACGATCACACGCGAACCACGGTCGACCATCAGGATCAAACGATCGCCGAGGTCACGAACCTTACCTTTTTTGATCTCGACGTTGTATTGAACAGCAGCAGAATAGCCGCGGGCTTCGAAAGCAAGGTTGTAGATGCCCGGTTCGAGGCCATCGAGGACAAACTCGCCTTTCGCGTCAGTCTTGGTTGATTTGAGATCGACGCCTTTCTGACGGGCAGAGATGGTCGCGTTCGCGATGCCTTCGTCTTTGAGGTTTCGAACCTTGCCTTTTGCTCCGCCGGTGTTTTGAGCGAATGCAGTTGGCAACAAGCAGAAGGCAGAAAGCAGAAGTCCGAATGCGACCGTGACTGATCTGTGATGTAATTTATGCATGCATTTTCGACTCGGATGGAGTGCCACGCATTTCATCCGCTACATCATTGATGATGTCATCAAGCGAACGGGTTGGCTGGTAACCTATCAAACGCTTGGCTTTTTCGAGGTTTGGAACCCGACGCTGCATGTCTTCAAAGCCGTCACCGTAAACCTCGTCATAGGTCAGATACTTGATCTGGCTCGTGCTGCCCGTCAGGTCGATTGCACGTTTGGCGAGATCGTTGATCGAAACTTCTTCGCTATTCCCGAGGTTAACGACCGTTCCAAAGCAGGCCGGCGTTTCGATCAAACGCGTTAGTCCCTCGACCACATCCAAAACATGGCCAAAGCAGCGTGACTGTGTTCCATCACCGTGAACCTCGATCGTTT
Protein-coding sequences here:
- a CDS encoding carboxypeptidase regulatory-like domain-containing protein, whose product is MHKLHHRSVTVAFGLLLSAFCLLPTAFAQNTGGAKGKVRNLKDEGIANATISARQKGVDLKSTKTDAKGEFVLDGLEPGIYNLAFEARGYSAAVQYNVEIKKGKVRDLGDRLILMVDRGSRVIVKGSVFFKDGFIAAGAKVTVERVNGDGSIRKLGEAATDSQGEFSFTQPEGTAKLRFMAVLKDGKAVKDIDVDSAMVYRTALNLDIDRPKP
- a CDS encoding Smr/MutS family protein, which produces MTEDPNDPFSEPVEIEITDSLDLHSFSPKDIRAVVEAYLPEAHKKGFSVVRIIHGKGVGVQREIVRKVLSETDFVKSFKNAPEFSGSWGATIVQLDV